The Saccharolobus shibatae B12 genomic interval CCGTCTAAGGTTGCTGAGGACTGTTATAGGGACGCACTCTCAGTATACAAGGGTTGGTTTAACAATCCGAAGAAGGGACGTTTTCCGAGAGTGTACAAACCTACAGTGTGGTTAACGCCAAAACTAAGTTATTCAATAGACTTCGAGAAAATGATGGTGAGGATAGGGAGTGTAGGTGAGTTACCTATTCTAGGCTATCCTAGGAACTTCTCCTTCTATAAGGATTGGGAGTTGAGGGAAGCTAGGCTTGTGATTAGGGAGGATAAAGCGTTCCTCAAAGTGACTTTCGAGAAGGAGCAAGTTAAAGTGGAACCTAAAGGTAGTGTGGCTGTTGATGTAAACATGAGTGAGATTGTAGTGGGTAAGGATGGTTCTAATTACGTTAGGATACCTACTCGTCTTCATGAGGCTCATCATTTCAAGTCTTTGGCTGAAGCTCTGCAGAGGAAGTACTCTAAGAGATGGAGGGAGAATAGGAGGATTGTTCATAGAATTCATTCTTTTCATCAGAAGGCTAAGAGGATTATGGAGGACTTCGCCAGAAAGGTTGGGGAATGGGTTGTTGATATAGCTAAGGATTTTGGTGTAAATGTCGTTAAGCTAGAGAACCTTAAGGACATGATTAAACGTGTTAATAAACTACCACTTGAGTTTAGGGACAAACTGTATTTGATGCAGTACCGTCGTGTACAGTACTGGATTGAGTGGCAGGCTAAGAAGCACGGCTTATTAGTTGAGTATGTTAATCCTCGTTATTCGTCTACCATGTGTCCTAGGTGTGGGCAGAAGATGAAAGAAGTTGGATATAGGTATTTCAGCTGTCCGTCTTGTGGTTATGAAAACGACCGTGACGTCATTGCAATCGTGAATCTCAATGGGAGGGGGTCTCTGACCCTCTCGACTGCCCCTCAAATGAGGGATGTAGTCCCGAACCGATGAGGGGAACCATCGCCCTTTAGGGCGGTGAGGAAGTCAGCAGACTTTATGAACTCTTGTAGGTTCTTTAAAAACACTTCCACATTCGGTGCGTAGTACGATGGATAGATACTAAAGTCCTTAGGGTTTAAACTAGCCCAGACCTTCTTGGCTGTATCTTTTCTAAAAGCAATTAAGCCCTCGTTTACCAAATGTAAAGCAACCTTCCAACCAGAGGCTAATGCAGAGGCTGAGTAAACTACGACACAGCATATCCTATTTGCTGCACCAGATTGGACAACAATCCCAAGCTTTCTTTCTTGTTCCATGTTTTTTATTGATATAATTAAAGTATTTAAAGATTTGGAAATGTGCAAAACTTACGAATTATTCGTGTAACTTCCTTGGAGTTAAGTTTCAGACCAGCTTTCCTCTTTTCTTTAGAGATTTATTCAGTTTGTAGCAATCTAATGAAAAACACATGCTTTGAACGGAACTTGAAAAGTGTTTTGATTTGTAATGTTCCAAACATGTAATTATAATAAAAGCAAAAATAAATGCTTTACCTTCTTCTCCTTAAAGCTAATATCACTGCAATAATAGCTACTACTATTATCCCTATAATGATGGGAAGTAAATTACTAGACACAGATGATTGTGATGATGGTTGATATCCATATACGACGTAGTAAGTCATTGAAGGATCATCAAATACCACAATTTTTCCGTTATAGATAAAGTAATTATTTGAGTTCAATTCAACCATTCCATTACTACTTTCTTTGAAAACGGCAAACGTCTCATTCTTCGCCATACTAACGTTAAAGATCACGTATTTTGAACTGCTGCTAACGTTAACAATCTGTGCAGTATAAGTCTTTCCACCCATGGATATATTTGATACTGTAACACTTGGCTCTACTTGGCTAACATACTCATAAGATCCATTGGGAAATATGGTAACATATCCACCATTGGTTGTAGTATTAACGTAAACTAAAGTCGCCGGACCAGATACTTCAACCTTGTGATACAAATTGACATTTGCCGTACTCTCTACGCCTTGATTAGTAATAACTACTACTGCGGGACTTCCATTTACGGAAACTGTTGTGGACACTGATGGTTTAGCGTATTCTGCAGTTGGATTAATTACAATCCTAATCCTAGAATCCACACTATTGTACGTCAGATTTATTATTAAACCTTGATGACTGAAGTAGATTGAGGAGAAAGTATTATCTAGAGAGCCCACAAAAGTACCATTTACTCCAAAGAATTCGATGTCAGTGAAGTCCACATTACCTTGCAAGTTCGTAACCTCAGTGGATAGAAGACCACCGGCCTCACTACTCCATATCATTGCAGGAACGTAAGTCCCATTGTAATAGGCTATGGACGTGTTATAAGGTGCTTCAGCGCTTATCCCCTCATAATTGAACTCCATCTTACTATATCTTTGCGGATATGTGCCTTGAACGGTCACACTAAGTTGGAGTTCACCAGTCATTGTCAAGTTAACCTTATGTAGTAGTAATGTTAACGTCTTTTGATACGTTATTTGAGAATGTGATATTGCAAAAGTCACATTGGCGAAACTACTACCGTTTAGGAACTGCAATACTAGCGTTGCAGTATTGTTAAAATAGGCTAATCCTTTTACCGTAGTCGTGCTGTTTGTGAAACCAGCCCATACTACCTCGTCTATCAATCCGGGCTCAACTAGTAATACCCTGGCTAATTGCGGTATTTGTGACGTAACGCTTATACCAAATGGGTTCACATTTACGCTTACTTGACCAGTATAATTGGTTAAGGGTCCTTCATTTACATTGAAGGAGTAACTATTGTACATTATTGTCCTCTCGTTATTGGTTGAGGACATTGTAGTGTTATACGCACTCGATGAGTATTTGTAAGTTATATGAGATGGGGTAATTTGGAGTGTTGAAGAATATTGTTGATACATTACGTACAGTGAGGGCGAAGATGCGTTAGCAACAAGAGCAAGTGTTGGTAAGGAAAGGAGAATAGTAATTAGGAGTAAGATTTTAGGTCTCATGGCCATATCAATTTCATGTACGATTTTAAAAGTTTTATCCAAATATGGTATTGAAAAAGTTGTTTGAAGAGATTTATATTGGAAAGCCATTACATAAAGATTAAAAAATAATTATTTACTAAATTATGGTTGATAAACTGCAGCTGTAGATATGTTAATTATATTTCCTCCAATGTTTATGGTTAACGTTATAATGTAGGTGGTATTTGGAGCTAATGATTGTATATTCCCAAAGAATATTGCTACCTCGTTATTACCTATTTGTAATACAGTAGGATTTATAGCACTTGACATAATGTTCGCACCCTCAATTTTCGCTGAGATAATGTTAGCTGGGGTTGACGAGTATAGTGTAACATAAGCGTAACCATCATTCCTTATAGTTCCTTGACCAACTTGATAGACTTGGGGAACTGAAGGCTGTTGTGTAGGAGTTGGCAATGGTCTCACTCTACCTAGACCTACATATGCCAAAATAAAGCCTACGAAATTAAGAATATCTATTGGTATTATTATTAGTATCCCACCTATCTTGACCAATCCCTCATTGTATAGCTCACCAACCCTGTAAAACCCTATACCAATTAGTATCCCACCAATCAGTGCTATTATTTCACCTAAAATCAATATTGGGACTCCTATCAATACAAATGTAAGCAATGCTCCAATAATGATAATAATTAATCCTACTAGATAGAGGGTGGTCCCAGTTTCCCCTATACCAACATCCCTACCTAAGCTCTTCAAAATACTGAAACCACTCCTTATTCTCAATATGCCAACTAGCCCTATGATAGCACCAATTAGTATTACTATAGCAATCCCTGCCAAAAGGCCAATACCAGCCGCAATTGCCCCACCAACGTTTCCGCTCGCAACTGAAAACATTCCACCTAACACGCCAGCGGATATAATTACTAAAATTCCTATTGCCGCAAGTAATACAGAAAGTATCATAAATAGAGAACCACCCCTTAATTTTCCGATTCCTTCCAATTCTGTATTCTGTTGTGACATATTAAATATTCTAATTACTAATTTAAAAACTTTTACTTTCCCTATTTTTCAGAATAGTTAGAACATTAACAATTTCTAGGTTATCACAAGCATCAACACATCTAGCACAACCAATACAACTTATCCTATTCGAATAACCCTTTGCTGAGATATCACTACTTATAGGGATTTTGACTGGGCAAGAAGCATCACACGCCTTGCTAACACACCCCTTACATGCATTAACGTCCTTCGCCCTTATCTTAAACAACACCTTATTAAATATCCCAGTAAGTGTACCAAAACCACACCAGCCTTGCCTAGCACATGAATATATTCCAAAAACTGGTGTCAAGAAGTAGAAGAACCACCATATATAGTTAAGTGTGAACATGCCGTAAAAGTTCAAGGGATCAATAGAAAGATTAATCTTCCCTAGTTGGTTTATAACGTAAAGGTAAAATGCAACAATCATTGGCACGAGAAAGATCCACCTCAAGTAATCCCAAACCTTACTGCTCTTCTTAGCTGAGAATTGCTCATAGAACACATTAGACCACATGTGAGCTGACATGCAAACAATGTTACAATAAACACCCCTACCAAATAGCGTTGAAAATAATGCAATTACGATCAAGGAAATAATGAAAGGTGTTAAAGTCACGGGAAATATCATACCACTCATTCCGAAAATGTAATAGTTTGTATAGTAAGGGATCAAAACTACGAATATTGGTATCCCGGTTAGAATACCTAAAGTCCACGCTTTTAAATATCTTGTCTTAACCTTCTTGAACCTCTCATAAACTAAATAGCTCATCTCAGCGCCCATCATTATTACGTAAAATGGGGCCATGGTAGTTGTCATTACAGTCATGAATGGTACCATTACTAGTTTACCAAGTAAATTGTACTTCATTGTTGTCATAATAATCATTGTTAAAGGGTTAATTGGGAATAGCCACCAAAACGGATTACTGAAAGGCGATCTCATCATATGTGAACTCATCATCATCTCGCCGTTCATCGTACTAACGAAGAGTGAGTTAGTCAGATTGAACCCTAATACACTCTCTCCAAAACCCATTACCAATTCCGTTAAGTTTACTAATACGAGGAAGAGGAAAGGTTTAGGTGAGATTTTCTTAGCAGGAACATTGTAAAATATCAAAAAGAAATACCAAACCATTGACGCAATCATAGATAGGGTAAGGAAATGTAAGTCGTTAAATGAAGCAAAAAAGGTTAAACCAAGCATCATTAGGAGGTTGAACAAGGATAGGGAGATTGCAACCAATTGTCCTTGAAATGTCAACATTTTCATCTCTGTTAAATACAATAACACTATGTTTACTATCATGAAAAATGAAGTCAAAAGCGACATTGTGAACTCAAGCATTCTGTCCATTAAATAAAGAGAGGGCATGAAGGCCATGGATATTGCAAATGTGGTTATGGCGAACTCCATAATGCTTCTTCTCCTCAATATATAGAGGAAGAAAATCGCATCACCTAACATCATTGCGCCATAGGCAGGATTGTTAACTGCGGTAAGTAAAGGATTAGGTAAAGGATTGAAGTAACTACCATAAAGATAACCCATTGCTAACTCATCGAAAACTATGACCAACGATAATAATAACCCATATTTCCAATTTCTAGTAACATTAATAGTGTAATCCTTTATTATAAAAGATGAGAATAAGGTTATCAACACTAGAAGTAATCCAAGTATGAAAAGCAATACATTAAGCTGAGCCAATGCCAAACTCTCAAACCCCATTATCAATACTATCGAAAGAAGAATTAGCAAACCCTTAACCCTTACGTATTCCCTTCTTAAAATTAAATCAAATATCCAAAAATCAAGTGCCATCATTATAATAATGTAAACAAGAGAGAACAACTTGAGTATAGTCTCATATTCCATACGATCCATTCTAGTTTCAAAAATTTAAATTTTACTTGAAATAGCATTAGAAAAATAATATTGTAGACTATTTTCCAACTTAAAGCAATTTTACAACTGAATAAATCTAATGTATAAATCAAATTTCCTGCATTAATGACGTCGAATCAATTTTAATCTTTTATATGAAATTTAATTTATATGGATAATTCAATTTTTTAAGAATTTTCGATCTAACGGTCTTATTTAATTATTGTAATTATCATTTTTCTCATTTTTTGCAAAAATTTTTAAGTATGAAAATGGAGTAATAACATGATGGCAGAAAATAAAGGCTTTAGATTGAGTAGAAGGGACTTCTTGAAAGCTTCTGCCGCTGCTGGCGTTGTTGCGGGACTTGCTTATTTCGCATCAAAATACAATTTCAACATATTCGTCACACGGGATACCGTGGATAATGAAGAATTACAACCGGGTTGGCAATATTCTTATGCACCTAGTATATGCGCGTTTTGTTCGTCAACTTGTGATATTTTAGTGGAAACTGAATATAAAAATGGTTATATGAGGGCTCTCGAAATTGATGGTAATCCCCTCTCACCTCTAAATGAGGGTAAAGTTTGCCCTAGAGGAAGAGCTGGTATTTTCAGAACTTACAATATAGATAGGCTTAAGACACCACTAATTAGAACTGGTCCAAAAGGTACTTGGAGTTTTAGAGAGGCTACCTGGGAGGAGGCAATTAATTACATAATGCAGAGCATAAAACAATTGAATCCACAACCATACGAATTCCTTTTAATTGGAGGTGGAATACCATGCGCAAATTACAAGCCCTATTTCATTCCGTTCACACTAGGTACACAAATACCTAATATAAATGGCACTCCAATGCAAACTTGTCTATTTAGTGATCAAGTGCCTATAGGATTCGTAATAGGGGGATTCGATTTACACGCGACTGATATGATGGATGACATGGCCTATTCTTCTTTAATAGTTGCATGGGGTACCAGTGGAATTCCTGCAGGAATATTTGTAAATAGGGCTATAAGGTATGCAAAAGGCATAGAAAACGGCGCGTATGTTATAGCAATCGATCCCAGGATGAGTGAGGCAGCATCTAAGGCTAATCTATGGATTCCAGCAAAACCTGGTTCAGATCTGTATATTGCTATGGCTATTATCAACTACTTAATCCAAAACAACTATTATGATGACGAGTTCGTAAGATATTACACTAATGCTCCCTTCTTAGCCTATGAGGAGAACGGAGTTGTGAAATTATTGGAGGAGGATTATGATGATGATACTGTAAAGGCATATTACGTTTACGATGAGATAAGCGGGCAAATTGTAAAGGTACCACCGTTTACAAATACCAATAAATACGACGTTAATGGTAATTTTATCAAGCCAGCATTGAACACCCCTCAAGGTTTAACTTATAATGGTAAACAAGTACAAACAGTATTCCAATTCCTTGCACAAAAAGTTAGTAATTACACGCTTGAATACGCGGCTCAAGTTGCTGACGTTCCCCTATCACAACTTCAAGAGTTAGCATTTAGAATCGCAACAATGAAACCAGTGACGATAATTACCGGGTTAAAAGGTTTCTTCAACGATCAAGCGGTACAATTTAGAAAAGCTTACGCCATTATAATGGCGTTAACTGGTAACATAGACATTAGAGGAGGTTGGGTGTACTCTGCAGTATATAGAGAAGGTATTGAGAAAGTCGTAAATGCTTATAATAGCATGGTCAGTAATGGGAAGACGAAGCCTGGTATATTATTACAAAGGCCTGAGGTATTGGAACAACTACCAGTCAATGAATTGCCAGGAGCTTTCTTCGCTATGTTTCCTATCATATACGTTTATAACAACCCTTCATTCTGGATGACTGGTGTTCCAGCACTTAGCTATGCCTATAATCAAGTTCTAAAGCAACAAGGGAAGAAACCAGCTGGAGCTTATACACTATTTGAAGAATCGGGATCATATGCCGCGATTAAGGGGCAAGTTACTTGGAATGGCCAACCCTATAAACCTAAAGTTGCAATGTCTTATGGAGGTTCACCATTTAACTTCAAATGGGATGAGTATAAACAAGTGTTGGAGAACACATTCTACATTATGATAGATATACTACCGAC includes:
- a CDS encoding RNA-guided endonuclease TnpB family protein, which gives rise to MARRKKKNPIRATVSMKIGSSDSLLAFSNHYVKALRYVLFWLKENKVNPNENGVLQLVHQELYEKLREEFSLPSKVAEDCYRDALSVYKGWFNNPKKGRFPRVYKPTVWLTPKLSYSIDFEKMMVRIGSVGELPILGYPRNFSFYKDWELREARLVIREDKAFLKVTFEKEQVKVEPKGSVAVDVNMSEIVVGKDGSNYVRIPTRLHEAHHFKSLAEALQRKYSKRWRENRRIVHRIHSFHQKAKRIMEDFARKVGEWVVDIAKDFGVNVVKLENLKDMIKRVNKLPLEFRDKLYLMQYRRVQYWIEWQAKKHGLLVEYVNPRYSSTMCPRCGQKMKEVGYRYFSCPSCGYENDRDVIAIVNLNGRGSLTLSTAPQMRDVVPNR
- a CDS encoding DUF973 family protein gives rise to the protein MSQQNTELEGIGKLRGGSLFMILSVLLAAIGILVIISAGVLGGMFSVASGNVGGAIAAGIGLLAGIAIVILIGAIIGLVGILRIRSGFSILKSLGRDVGIGETGTTLYLVGLIIIIIGALLTFVLIGVPILILGEIIALIGGILIGIGFYRVGELYNEGLVKIGGILIIIPIDILNFVGFILAYVGLGRVRPLPTPTQQPSVPQVYQVGQGTIRNDGYAYVTLYSSTPANIISAKIEGANIMSSAINPTVLQIGNNEVAIFFGNIQSLAPNTTYIITLTINIGGNIINISTAAVYQP
- a CDS encoding 4Fe-4S binding protein, with product MEYETILKLFSLVYIIIMMALDFWIFDLILRREYVRVKGLLILLSIVLIMGFESLALAQLNVLLFILGLLLVLITLFSSFIIKDYTINVTRNWKYGLLLSLVIVFDELAMGYLYGSYFNPLPNPLLTAVNNPAYGAMMLGDAIFFLYILRRRSIMEFAITTFAISMAFMPSLYLMDRMLEFTMSLLTSFFMIVNIVLLYLTEMKMLTFQGQLVAISLSLFNLLMMLGLTFFASFNDLHFLTLSMIASMVWYFFLIFYNVPAKKISPKPFLFLVLVNLTELVMGFGESVLGFNLTNSLFVSTMNGEMMMSSHMMRSPFSNPFWWLFPINPLTMIIMTTMKYNLLGKLVMVPFMTVMTTTMAPFYVIMMGAEMSYLVYERFKKVKTRYLKAWTLGILTGIPIFVVLIPYYTNYYIFGMSGMIFPVTLTPFIISLIVIALFSTLFGRGVYCNIVCMSAHMWSNVFYEQFSAKKSSKVWDYLRWIFLVPMIVAFYLYVINQLGKINLSIDPLNFYGMFTLNYIWWFFYFLTPVFGIYSCARQGWCGFGTLTGIFNKVLFKIRAKDVNACKGCVSKACDASCPVKIPISSDISAKGYSNRISCIGCARCVDACDNLEIVNVLTILKNRESKSF
- a CDS encoding molybdopterin-dependent oxidoreductase, which produces MAENKGFRLSRRDFLKASAAAGVVAGLAYFASKYNFNIFVTRDTVDNEELQPGWQYSYAPSICAFCSSTCDILVETEYKNGYMRALEIDGNPLSPLNEGKVCPRGRAGIFRTYNIDRLKTPLIRTGPKGTWSFREATWEEAINYIMQSIKQLNPQPYEFLLIGGGIPCANYKPYFIPFTLGTQIPNINGTPMQTCLFSDQVPIGFVIGGFDLHATDMMDDMAYSSLIVAWGTSGIPAGIFVNRAIRYAKGIENGAYVIAIDPRMSEAASKANLWIPAKPGSDLYIAMAIINYLIQNNYYDDEFVRYYTNAPFLAYEENGVVKLLEEDYDDDTVKAYYVYDEISGQIVKVPPFTNTNKYDVNGNFIKPALNTPQGLTYNGKQVQTVFQFLAQKVSNYTLEYAAQVADVPLSQLQELAFRIATMKPVTIITGLKGFFNDQAVQFRKAYAIIMALTGNIDIRGGWVYSAVYREGIEKVVNAYNSMVSNGKTKPGILLQRPEVLEQLPVNELPGAFFAMFPIIYVYNNPSFWMTGVPALSYAYNQVLKQQGKKPAGAYTLFEESGSYAAIKGQVTWNGQPYKPKVAMSYGGSPFNFKWDEYKQVLENTFYIMIDILPTEASLYADVILPDVTYLERDEFFWDDGPAMDRAIRGRWQAIPVLWPNTANGLDLFIMFAYMLNPQAGDAYIQWMARFAGVPLDTLKSVIQQEMPNYQQYLMKNNGYPPWGSFTAKAWREAQLNALSEEVNMPKEQILQTLRNNGVIVIKTVDDYFANHERIPWDLPAATPTGRIEIYSTILYYYVIQNYGYDPVWDPIIAEIPPNWNGGYAVEDGVYHSPPTPYNNPTFKPAPPELFFIEYKIPQFAYTSSTDNPLLMAIASDSYHKDILMRAWINPTTASQLGINEGDWIAIERWKLPNPDGSIPKLIVRAHLTQWIRPDTIGVPEPFGQRNPALTTATKAVNEFGNQPVSVMWTPGRNPLGGYHMNEQFTVRVRKATPDEIQAATQLASVRTPDTLPSQQAKVTTPNNSASQSDWQQYVSYGNVSTLG